The segment TTGGTTGGTGCATGAGTGTAAATGGTTTCCGCCAAAGTGGAATTTAAAGGAGAAATGAAGTCGATTTCAAATGGCTCTTTCTCCTTGCGCGGCTTGGTAACTGCTGGTTTGTTGACATCTTTGATCTTTCGTATCCTCCAGTGTTCAGGACCCGCCCAATTCTTTTGTAGTGCCTCGTCAAAATAACTCAAAATGTCATCATGGCCGCCTTCCTTCTTTGACCCACGATCAAGAGAGATAATGTACTCGCCGGTTTCGGGGTCGAATGAACCAGCgcctccttctccatcctcaccATCACCCCCATCATTATCGTACCCCACGTCGTGAACTCGCATGCGTGGTTCGATTGCGGCGTCACGAGCCCAAGCTTCACCACCTTCCCCAAACCCAGCATCATctggaatatcaaaatttccaagaagtccatcatcatcatcatcgaatCCGATGGGGTTATCATCGTCAAGGAAAATTCCTGACCTATCACCAACGCCATTATCATCCGACTTGTCTTTCTCTTGTCGCCAATCTTCTGGTGCCTTTAAGAATGGAATATCCATAGAACCAGAAGGATCTCCAAGgtcaaaattcttcaatgatGGACAAATGTCTTGTTCTTCAAGGAAATCCAAGTTTGGGAAAAATTTGACTCCTAAAGCTTCCACATCTATCTCCACgtcatctccatcatcttcgtcgtcctcatcatcctTTAGAGTAACATTTGCTGATTCTAAAAcatcttcctcgtcctctTCAATGGCATCACCCTTTCGCCTTCTACCCCGTCCTTCTGCCGAAGCGTCACCTGCATCATCGCTACTATCAAAAACGATACGCCCTTTAGAGTCGATAGAGAGGTGATTTAAAAGTAGGCCTTTAGCACCACCTTCATCGAAGTCTGCGGAtgcttttttgaataaaggaTCAACGGAGAATTCGAGTTcgaacttcttcaattgcaaTGCCGAGAATGAAGTTGCAAGAGTTGCTTCCGACGAACGCTGAGTCTGAATTCATGATTAGCTATGGtttttttgatcaattgTACCAAGTCCACGATTTGATTAAGACAAACAGGTTTCAAAATCAGACTTAATTGAGGGTCGGGTGAACCTCGGGATATTGATCATTCTGAGTATTTTTTGGAAAAGCACTGGAACCAAGAAACTTTACACCCCAGGAAGAATTTTCCTCTTGCGGTCCCCAAACCAAAAAGGACGAAAcaaaaatgatgaatttgaatgaattgaaacCCGGGTTTGCAAATTGTGGACTAGGCGCCCAGCCCCATTGAAACTTTGAGACTAACACTCTTATGAATAATAGATCGCGCATTAATATGAGTTGGCTGTGTCCATTATCATCGCCGTCCCCGCCGCTCCACAGGATCAATTCCACCAgtggaaaataaaaatgaagcaaaatagaagaaacaaaaagggtacaaaacatacaacagtggggattcgctggtggtcacccacccaactactaatccaccgatctgaagcttgtgtatggcagagcggacgggatgcccaattctcttcagtctatggtcgtatgtgcTAGAAAGTCTCTCAACTGATGTTATATTCAGATGAGAGTCACCCGCCTTCTTCCAAAGCATGTCACTAGACGGATGTCTAACGACGTCCATCGCACCCCACCACTCCGGGGTAGACAAGTTAGGTGTAACCATAATTCTGCTTCACATCGAATGTGGCCCCCATATCTCAACTATGAGATTTGCcttgatttcaaaaagcttgTACGTCggctgaagaagaagaaagtaattATGAATGTAAGCGGCACATACCCTTTTTTTTGCCTTCTTCCTAACaactccatcttcatcttctatctCTTCCTCACTCTCATCTCCCTCGCCTTCCTCATTTTCGccccttttcttcttattgTTCCCGCTATCTGCTAATCCACTCAAGAGCTTGCCGGTCTCTGTAGCCACACTGTCGACTCGACTCGTATAAATCTTTACACACCCATCAAGAGTGTAACTCgccttttgaaaattgacCCCATCACCCTCTTTCAAAAGTGACATGTCATGGAAATAATCAATGAGCGCAAAGTTCCAAGAATTCGCAGCATTGATTTTGTTGTCTGTagccatcttcatccattccTCAAAGTTTGCGAGAATTGGAACACGCTTCATGGGAGTGACTGCGTTTCCTCCCACCATCATAACCCCGCCATCCAAatcattctcttttcctGCTCGGCCGGGAGTTCTGTGGTTTACCGACGGCGAGGAGCTTCCTGCTCGTTCAAAGTTCAATAATTTTCGTGGAGTCGCGGCCTTTTTAATTTCGTTCATCTGAGTTTCATGGTGGGCATTTCTCGATTTCAAtcgttttgctttttctcGCGCATCATCATTGAGAGCCAGCTTCACTGGCGATGCATCATTCAAAGGTACCCTGCCATCAATCAGTATTGAGAAACCTCATTCTGCAGAGCGCACGCAAACGAAAAGTATCATATCTGCCAAAGATAGGATGGGCATTAAACACCATAGCAACCAGGGTAATCATACTTCACGGGAGATTTTGCAGGAGTTGGCAAAGAGCCAGAAGCAACTCTACCTCTCTTCGCACTTGGGTCTTGCGCGACTCTAGgcatatcaaaaagatataaaaattgtCGTGGTAGGCAAATGTGTTGCAGTGATGTTAAGTTTCAACTTTgtttattttctattatttacaTTTTGGTAGGACAGCGGGGACCGATTGCCCAGCCCCGACGCGAGTCTCACAACCTTAGGTATCAAGAAAGTGGCGTATGTAAGCCGAGCTGGGATCGGGATGCGGTCTTATCCACATTACACGCTGCCACAACACATTGATCAACAACTAGCCAAAGGAGTGGTTTTTGGACAAGACAATATATCCCAATTCAAGTTTCTTTTGGCACCAGACaatcttttctctcaagCGTTAAGAAAGTGTCGTTGTATCCTTCCTATCGGCACTTCTCTTCAGGAACACCAGTGGGCGGATGCAACCTTCAAAGTTGTCTTGGTACTCCATATACTCGCACCATGTTTGCCGTTTGCCGTTGATCGCTCTTGTCTCAAGTTTATCGATAGCCTATCTAGTACCTAGTGCTTCTAGAGGTGGACCGTCAGACCCAGTCATTAGCCACACATAGGTGCGATTACCATGCACTTCGCCATTCACTCTGATGACGAAGGTTCCTTTTCCTTGCCGAAGCCTCCAATCTCTATCTGGGCAATTTAGCACGGATTACGATTTTGAATCCGAGTTTCTACTTTCATCAGGAGCTTCTCCTTCCCATGTACTAATATCTCATAATACAAGTACAATCATCGTCGCAACTGCAATCGCATTTCTTCGACAAAGGCTCCAGGTCCACATCAGATCATGCATCAAGTATGCCTCGGACTTCTTCGACCAAGGTGCTATCTCGCCCACCAAAACGTTCCAAATATAATTTTCGAGCTTTCTATCTCACCATATtaatcatttcatcattAGCTGTGATAAGTCTTGTCGCAGATCAAAGCGCAAAATATCGTTATGGTTCTCAATACGGTGTGGCACAAAAACGAGCATTGGATGCGTTGGACAGTAGAAGACTTGTGAAACGGGATGAAGAGGTTTGTAGATGCACAAATGCTACACCAGACTTTGTACTCACATCAAAACCATAGTGTCGTCTTGTCCACCATGCCGAAAATAAATGCCAATTCATATTGGCAAATTGCCCCGATGAAACTGCAGGACTTCTCAATTACCTCTCGCTTTACTATTGCAAGCTACCAACGGCCCAGCCTTTAGCTTTCGCCATTCTTATATTGTGGCTTGGACTATTGTTCTCGACAATTGGAATTGCTGCGAGCGATTTCTTCTGTATCAATCTATCAACAATTGCGAGCATATTGGGTATGAGCGAGAGTATGGCAGGCGTAACATTCTTAGCTTTTGGTAATGGTAGTCCTGATGTATTCTCGACGTTTGCAGCAATGAGTTCCCACAGTGGCAGTCTTGCGGTGGGCGAGCTCATTGGAGCAGCTGGATTCATCACTGCAGTTGTCGCAGGATCCATGGCTTTAGTCAGAGAGTTTAAGGTTGGTAAAAAGACATTCGTGAGGGACATTGGCTTCTTCATAGTTGCAGCAAGCTTCAGTATGGTATTTCTTGCAGATGGTGCTCTTCACTTGTGGGAATGTTTTGTGATGATTGGGTTTTACCTTTTCTACGTGGTAATAGTAGTGATGTGGCATTGGTACCTGGGAGGACGACGTCGTCGCCGTGAAAGAGAAGCCG is part of the Botrytis cinerea B05.10 chromosome 1, complete sequence genome and harbors:
- the Bcbrn1 gene encoding Bcbrn1; this translates as MPRVAQDPSAKRGRVASGSLPTPAKSPVKVPLNDASPVKLALNDDAREKAKRLKSRNAHHETQMNEIKKAATPRKLLNFERAGSSSPSVNHRTPGRAGKENDLDGGVMMVGGNAVTPMKRVPILANFEEWMKMATDNKINAANSWNFALIDYFHDMSLLKEGDGVNFQKASYTLDGCVKIYTSRVDSVATETGKLLSGLADSGNNKKKRGENEEGEGDESEEEIEDEDGVVRKKAKKRTQRSSEATLATSFSALQLKKFELEFSVDPLFKKASADFDEGGAKGLLLNHLSIDSKGRIVFDSSDDAGDASAEGRGRRRKGDAIEEDEEDVLESANVTLKDDEDDEDDGDDVEIDVEALGVKFFPNLDFLEEQDICPSLKNFDLGDPSGSMDIPFLKAPEDWRQEKDKSDDNGVGDRSGIFLDDDNPIGFDDDDDGLLGNFDIPDDAGFGEGGEAWARDAAIEPRMRVHDVGYDNDGGDGEDGEGGAGSFDPETGEYIISLDRGSKKEGGHDDILSYFDEALQKNWAGPEHWRIRKIKDVNKPAVTKPRKEKEPFEIDFISPLNSTLAETIYTHAPTNATISLPKKDWKSKTRNLLPDDKHFNSKQLLRLFLKPKARMGSRKSGFGAKPGTFGQKKEDDIPEGEIGEDYWARKEEPAHTLEDEAPPHGDYDANFFQDDGLAMPGIDDDDDMEFADAREQFSPGAEGQGVGIGGIAAILNAGAQGVDGEEGAFGAQLVTQSRRLRPEYVQYARVAKKVDVRRLKEELWKGIGFNEPEQPDMSLSSSRLPTAPVKIPTDENETLQFTTVMQNLQTVYPKQVLNDISTSYCFICLLHLANEKGLVIEKKEGLMELDIRKDPTAEITVE